The genomic window AAACTCAATTTTTTTTCTGAGCTACTCCACAGTGAAGTTTATCGAGCAAAGTTCGTGGTGCAGTAGTCCCAAACAGACCCTAGAACTACTGCGTGGGGGCTGCTCTTAATGCTGGGGACTGAACAAAGCAACTGGACAAGGTTAAGTAAGCTTGCACTATCGTCATTTCTGCTACTGTTATAAAGTGCTTTTTTATCTATCACTTTGATCTAGACCATATATACTGATAGTTCTGTAATATGGCTTTTAATGCAATCTCTTGCGACATGGTGAATCATACGATTAACTTCCTGTATGTACTTTACTGAACCTGAGCTCGAGTTACATAAATTTGATTCAAACTGTTTGTCTCCTGTAGTCTAAATTATTGTGCATGGTTGTCTTGTCTCATGCTCTGACGAAAATTGCACGTACAGTATCTGTACAAGTAAAGATTGCAAGTGTCCGTACTTGTTGTCTGTAAAGATTGCAACAGCTGCCTTCTCCAAGAAATTTTTCGCGCGCCACTATGTACTAGAGCCAAGTTACATATTCAGATTGAAATTCTTGGGAATCATAAAGATTATCGCATTGACTGCACCGTAATGCGTATCCGCAGGCATCACACGGCGTCGGAGTACTGTGCAATAAACATTTACGGGACTTCGATTACACTGTGCCAACCAAACATTGGCACGAAAAGCATGCACAAGGGACTTCGCAAGAGGCTTCAACAAGAGGACCTGCTCTGCTCTGGATATTAACAAGCGGATCATCATCGTCTGACTCACTAAGGAAGATGGTGGTGCAGGGTTTCCGGCGACATGGAGATCATCTGCAGCAGGCTGGAGCTAGAGAACGTCTCGTCGAGGGAGATCTCGATCTTGCTGCTGCTCCCGTTGTTGTCCCTCAGGATGTGCATCAGTTCTCTGGTGACGGCGAGCATGCACAGCCCGTTCTCGGCGCTGGACAGACACCGGACGGCgagctcgaacaccttcctcacCTCATCGTGCGAGGCCGGGAGCAGCTTTCCCGACAGAAGCGTCGGGTCGATGACCTCGTGGAGCCTCCCTTCCCTCACCTTGGGCGCGACCGAGTCGAGCGGGATCTGCTGCATCAGCCCCGTCAGTAGCTCGATCAGGAGGTGGCCGAAGTTGCACACGACATCCTGGTCGTACGACGCGGAGTAGTACGTCGCCGGCCTCGTGAGCTTGTAGCCGGCGATCTTGGCGGCGAAGTCGGTGTCCAGGAAGATCTCGCTGGACCTGAGGTCGTACAGGAAGGTCGGGGCTGTCTCGTGCGCCTGCAGGTACGTGAGGGCGCtggcgagctcgatggcgatgttgAGCCGGTGGTACCAGCTGAGGACGCGGCACTTCATCTGGCGCAGGTGCTCCTCCAGCGTGCCCCCGGCGAAGTGCTCGTGCACCAGCAGCAGCGCGTTGCTGGAGTCGAGGCAGAAGCCCACGACGCGGGCGATGTTTGGGTGAGAGATCTCGGACAGGAGCTCGATCCGGTCCAGGACCAGCCTCAGCTTCCCCTGCGTCTCGTAGCCGATCCTCTGCACCGCGACCAGGGAGCCGTCGTCGAGCACGCCGGCGTGCACCGTGCCGTCGACGGTGTCCACGGCCTTCTCGCTGTCGAACCTCTTCGTTGCTTCCTCCAGCTGCTCGTACGTGAACTGCTTCGCGTCGCACACGCTCCGGAGGATCTTGGGGATGCACGGGTCGAGGTCCCACCGGCTGTCCTTAGAAGGCTGTCTCAGGAACAGCCAGAACGAGACTGCCGCCGCCAGGAAGAAGAGCGAAACGAAAAATCCTGTGAACGCAGACGAAATCAGCAAACACAAGAAAAGGTGTTCGCACGTACTAGCATCTAGCTGATTGAATCATCAGGGCAATGTGCAGTGACCGCGTACCAGCAAGGACGACTGCCTTCTTGGAGCAGAATCGTCCCTGGCAACAATCCCTGCCGTCACTTGCATGCTCACCATTGCTGCAGGCTGTGTCCACAAATGCATACGTGTTTTGAGGACTGATTGGTAGACGTGGCAGATCGATCGCACGAGTAGAACCGTGTACACTTTTGTACTTACATGTGCCTTTGGAGCAGCCTGTGCCCTGTGCGAAGCCGTCCCCGACGAGACCCGCCGCGCACGCGCACCGCACGCCGTCGTGCAGTGCCGTGGCATTCACGAGCGCGGCGCCATCGGCGCATTTTGCCATGGCGCTGCCCCTCGGCACGGCCCACTCGACCTCGATCCCCCTCACAACCCCGCTCGCCGCCCCTGCCGGCGCCGACCGGTTCTTGACCCAGCTCGAGAAACCCCGGCACCCGTAGTCAGCGAAAACGCCCAGCCCGTTCCCAGGCTTCCAGACGCTGCCGTCCGAGAGCGGGTAGCAGCACCCAGACTTGCCGCCACACGTCGCGACATCATCGCAGCCGGCGCGGCAGAGAGAGGAGTCCTCGCAGGCGAAGAGGCGGAGCACGTTGGCCGGCGTGATGGCGAGGAAGGGCGCGGCGTCGAGCGCTGCCGCCGGCGAGGTCGGTCGTGAGAAGGCGGCGTAGGCCGCGTCGCATGGGGATGGCGACGCAGGGGCGTAGTCGAGGAGGAGCGATCCTGAGGGGAGGAAGGCGAGGACGCGGAACGTGGCGGAGCCGAGCGCGAGGGTGAGGGTGGCGCTGGCGTTGCAGGAGAGGTGGAAGAGGGAGGAGTTGGCTCCGGCGCTGACACAGGAGGAGTTGAGATGGAAAGGGTAGGGGAGGACGAGGTCGCCGCAGCGGTCGCCCCCGCCGCAGCCGCTGGGGTCGGCGGTGGCCTGCGCGGCTGATGCTGCAAGGAGCACGAGAAGGAtgtggaggtggaggcggcggaGCGGCAGAGGAGTCATGGGTAGCGGCGGGCGGTCGTGGACGCGCGGCATGCTGATTGAGAGAGTGCTCCAGCGTAGTGTTGCCGGGTAGTTGTAGGTGGACGGAGTGGGGGACTGCACTTCGGACTTCGGTTGGCGCGTGGGACTGACCGAGACCGAGAGCTAGTGGGTGGAATCAGCTGAAGCTCGTGTGCTCGCCAATCAAACGACCAACGGCTGCCAACGACTGTTGGCACGGAATACGGCCCCGGAGCGCACGTGCTAGCGGGTGGGCAGCTTGCCTTTGCTTGGAGGCAGAGCTTGAGCATTTCCATGGCGCACCGAGATAGGAGCCGCAACAGTAATGGTGACTTGAGTTTGAAGGTTTTCTTTTTGCTCTATTCTATATCGTGCCATAGTTTTACAATTTTTAGAGAATCTGCGATGGTAACGGACTAGCGCAATATTTTTTTTGGATTATTAGGGAACGTTTTTACAGATCACCAATATGGCAATATCATGTGCCCAATATATATATAAGTCCTATATATGTCATAAATAAATTtaccatttttcttttcttctttaatcTCTTTCTccgtgcctctctctctctctcaatggTGTGCTGCTCCACTTCTTCCCATGCGCCTCACTCCACACCCTCAGCTCCATTGTCGTCTCTCCCTCCTCCGCACCACACAAATCGGATTCATCTTGCCACGGACCGATGCACCTGGCTTGGTGCAGTGCAGCCGTGCGAATCGGGGACCTTTCCGAGATCCCCATCACCGCCGCCGGTGCAGATGGTGGGCCACAGCCCTCAGGTTTGAGGAGACCAAACTCCAGCTTGGATCTTCCATCTAGCCTCTTCTCTCCTCCGGACTCGATGATGCTACGCCTGAATCATCGCCAACCTGTCCTGGTGATGGAGGAGCTTTGCGGACGTGGCGGGTGGTGCTCCTATGGTGCTTGAGGCAGGGCATTTTGAGACTCAGGTCTCAAGTAGCTGACACGCGAAGCTTCAATATAGACTGACGTGAGCGGCGGACGAGCTTCCACCAACGCTCGGTGCTGGGCAAAGGGACAGGCGGCGGTGAACGACGGATACGGGCATCCCTCCAACCAAGCGGCGGATGTAGGTGTTGGAGtggttccaaattcactccaggatataggtaCGGTatggtatatacacccttgctagggtttcgtggagacttgattctcttgtaagccgctataggcgtgtaacccaaaactcttgagatagtgagattgttgctggctggtgcccgtggtttttccccttcacattggaggggttttccacgttaaatcgtgtgtctcctctgtggtttgattctttacttcatattcctatacgtcgttcataacagtaGGATGGGAACAAAGAGAGCTAAATAATGAAGATTTAGAGTTAGAACTAGATATTAATGTTAATTTGAGGCTAATTAACTATGATCTAATGAAGAAATCAGGCTCACTAAGAGGGCTATAGCCCCGGCAGCCCCTcttttggatccgcccctgcctcCAACGGCTACAACAACAAAGGGGTCAATGTTTGGGAAAGGGAACAATAACATATGTTGTAGGGCCAGGCATGCTATTGGGGAAGCTGCAACTCCCATTTATTTGAGGAGATATAAGGCCTTTTTTTCACCAAAACGGACGGACGCCTCAGCTCGCTCTCGCACCTAGTCCCTCGCTTCCTCCTCCCTTCCACGCTCGCGCCCCACGCCTACCTAGACGCGTGCCCATGGCAGCCTCCCTGGCCGCCGGCGGCACGCTCCCCCACCCCGACATCCTCACCCACCGGGAGCGCCTAATGCCCATTGCTTTGGTGGCCCTCTCCCCCACCACGACGAGATCAATAGAGCACgagcgagatccatggaggtggcgcGTCGGTGTTGCAAGGGAGTGGGCGGCTCTGCCCCACCCCGGCGCATCGCCCTCCCCACCCCTCGGCGCCCTCTCTCACTCTGGCGACCGAGCTCTCCCCCACCCCGTGGCCAGAATTGACCGACCCAGCCTTCCCCTcccatatgttgcatatgtatgtttcaagtgtttcaagcatttcagatgtatgttgtatttgtttcatatggatgttgcaaaagtagaccggggaatgttgcacatgttgcaagcgtatgtttcgagtgttttagatgtttcagaggtatgtttcatctgtgtttttcggacgcatgttgcaagtgtgtttatctggatgttgcatatgtttcacacatatgttgcatgtgttttatttagatgttgcgtatggttgcaatggtttccaagtgtttttaggtgtgttttttttaatttcaagtgtttcagaagcatgtttttcaagtgtttcaactgctTTCAGAAATACGTTGCAAttgttgtatttggatgtttcaaaagtagatcgggtgtttgCATCTCTTATGCAAGTGTGCTTATttggatgttgtgtatgtttcacacatacgttgcatgcgttttatttggatgttgcgtatggttgcaatggtttttaagtattttcaggtgtttttttcaagtgtttcagaagcatgttttaagtgttttaattgccttcagacgtatgttgcaactgttgtatttggatgttttaaaagtagattgggtgttgcaTCTCTTCTTCCCACCTTCTGCTGCATCATCTCCCCTGG from Miscanthus floridulus cultivar M001 chromosome 11, ASM1932011v1, whole genome shotgun sequence includes these protein-coding regions:
- the LOC136490723 gene encoding probably inactive receptor-like protein kinase At2g46850 isoform X2, which translates into the protein MPRVHDRPPLPMTPLPLRRLHLHILLVLLAASAAQATADPSGCGGGDRCGDLVLPYPFHLNSSCVSAGANSSLFHLSCNASATLTLALGSATFRVLAFLPSGSLLLDYAPASPSPCDAAYAAFSRPTSPAAALDAAPFLAITPANVLRLFACEDSSLCRAGCDDVATCGGKSGCCYPLSDGSVWKPGNGLGVFADYGCRGFSSWVKNRSAPAGAASGVVRGIEVEWAVPRGSAMAKCADGAALVNATALHDGVRCACAAGLVGDGFAQGTGCSKGTSCSNGEHASDGRDCCQGRFCSKKAVVLAGFFVSLFFLAAAVSFWLFLRQPSKDSRWDLDPCIPKILRSVCDAKQFTYEQLEEATKRFDSEKAVDTVDGTVHAGVLDDGSLVAVQRIGYETQGKLRLVLDRIELLSEISHPNIARVVGFCLDSSNALLLVHEHFAGGTLEEHLRQMKCRVLSWYHRLNIAIELASALTYLQAHETAPTFLYDLRSSEIFLDTDFAAKIAGYKLTRPATYYSASYDQDVVCNFGHLLIELLTGLMQQIPLDSVAPKVREGRLHEVIDPTLLSGKLLPASHDEVRKVFELAVRCLSSAENGLCMLAVTRELMHILRDNNGSSSKIEISLDETFSSSSLLQMISMSPETLHHHLP
- the LOC136490723 gene encoding probably inactive receptor-like protein kinase At2g46850 isoform X1 → MPRVHDRPPLPMTPLPLRRLHLHILLVLLAASAAQATADPSGCGGGDRCGDLVLPYPFHLNSSCVSAGANSSLFHLSCNASATLTLALGSATFRVLAFLPSGSLLLDYAPASPSPCDAAYAAFSRPTSPAAALDAAPFLAITPANVLRLFACEDSSLCRAGCDDVATCGGKSGCCYPLSDGSVWKPGNGLGVFADYGCRGFSSWVKNRSAPAGAASGVVRGIEVEWAVPRGSAMAKCADGAALVNATALHDGVRCACAAGLVGDGFAQGTGCSKGTCKYKSVHGSTRAIDLPRLPISPQNTYAFVDTACSNGEHASDGRDCCQGRFCSKKAVVLAGFFVSLFFLAAAVSFWLFLRQPSKDSRWDLDPCIPKILRSVCDAKQFTYEQLEEATKRFDSEKAVDTVDGTVHAGVLDDGSLVAVQRIGYETQGKLRLVLDRIELLSEISHPNIARVVGFCLDSSNALLLVHEHFAGGTLEEHLRQMKCRVLSWYHRLNIAIELASALTYLQAHETAPTFLYDLRSSEIFLDTDFAAKIAGYKLTRPATYYSASYDQDVVCNFGHLLIELLTGLMQQIPLDSVAPKVREGRLHEVIDPTLLSGKLLPASHDEVRKVFELAVRCLSSAENGLCMLAVTRELMHILRDNNGSSSKIEISLDETFSSSSLLQMISMSPETLHHHLP